The Maylandia zebra isolate NMK-2024a linkage group LG4, Mzebra_GT3a, whole genome shotgun sequence genome includes a window with the following:
- the cbx2 gene encoding chromobox protein homolog 2 has protein sequence MEELSAVGEQVFDAECILNKRMRKGKLEFLVKWRGWSSKHNSWEPQENILDPRLLAAFNKKEQEKELLLRKRGKRPRGRPRKILENMPEAPKSSSSSSGSSSSSSDSSSSCSSSSSSSDDDDDDDGSQVKQVSPSVRTRELNPVPQKKAQIVMAKQEPPKKRSRKPLPSEVKEFQQNKGPRKTAKDTDIPGAIKKPVHPASFTFMGFHRGSARDTVGGPNRSSLAQVGAVKNSLSSVGSGRPSIQPSSLPLNKSSQSRNVTESKLPVSGMSSGTSLDLKAAPSKSKGVAALNLNTSKHPIQGTTQHTLSSPNGQKKPAPVTTAQRIPGAKTAASLPSNVSSNQGLQPLNLQNKLVQSSDAPGNGTAPVSGPRNAANPARKPVTQNQECKPPKSPATPGRLQARKTQPGTDKVREVNDIQASRVQGRLERSGVHKSPTEAQSQQDRSASKDGKKAKMNEMSTGEEESSSDSDQDSSYAGQVAVQSQDWKPTRSLIEHVFVTDVTANLVTVTVKESPTSVGFFSIRNC, from the exons ATGGAGGAACTGAGCGCCGTGGGAGAGCAGGTTTTTGATGCGGAATGCATCTTAAACAAACGAATGAGAAAG GGAAAGTTGGAGTTTCTCGTCAAGTGGAGGGGATGGTCATCCAA ACACAACAGCTGGGAGCCCCAAGAAAATATCCTCGACCCGAGACTGCTGGCTGCATTCAACAAGAA AGAGCAGGAAAAGGAGCTTCTGCTGCGTAAAAGAGGGAAGAGGCCCAGAGGACGGCCTCGGAAAATCCTT GAAAATATGCCTGAAGCTCCAAAGTCAAGCAGCTCCTCGTCTGGCTCGTCGTCATCCTCGTCCGATTCCTCGTCTTCGTGCTCCTCTTCCTCGTCGTCCTCGGATGATGACGACGATGACGACGGCAGCCAAGTTAAACAAGTCAGCCCAAGCGTGAGAACTAGAGAGCTGAATCCTGTCCCTCAGAAGAAGGCGCAGATAGTCATGGCGAAACAGGAGCCTCCCAAGAAACGGAGTAGGAAACCTCTGCCCTCCGAAGTGAAGGAGTTCCAGCAGAACAAGGGCCCGCGCAAGACTGCCAAAGATACGGATATTCCAGGAGCAATCAAGAAGCCAGTTCACCCGGCCAGCTTTACCTTCATGGGTTTCCACCGGGGCTCGGCCAGGGATACGGTGGGTGGTCCGAACAGAAGCTCCCTCGCCCAGGTCGGTGCTGTTAAAAACTCCTTGAGCTCCGTGGGATCTGGCAGGCCGTCGATCCAGCCTTCCTCTCTTCCGCTGAACAAGTCCAGCCAAAGCAGAAATGTCACCGAGAGTAAACTTCCCGTCTCCGGTATGAGCAGCGGGACAAGCCTGGATTTAAAAGCAGCTCCTAGTAAATCAAAAGGCGTAGCAGCGCTGAATCTGAATACATCCAAACACCCCATTCAAGGAACCACTCAGCATACACTAAGCTCCCCTAATGGACAAAAGAAACCGGCCCCTGTGACGACAGCGCAGCGGATACCCGGTGCTAAAACGGCGGCGTCCTTGCCATCTAACGTCTCCTCCAATCAGGGCCTTCAGCCCCTCAACCTGCAGAACAAACTGGTGCAAAGCAGTGATGCTCCTGGAAACGGCACGGCACCAGTGTCAGGCCCCAGAAATGCTGCAAACCCAGCACGGaaacctgtgacacaaaatCAAGAGTGTAAACCCCCAAAGAGTCCCGCGACCCCCGGAAGACTGCAGGCCAGAAAAACACAGCCCGGCACAGACAAGGTCAGAGAGGTCAATGACATCCAGGCCTCCAGAGTCCAAGGAAGGCTGGAGAGGAGTGGCGTGCATAAATCCCCCACAGAGGCCCAGAGCCAGCAGGACAGGTCGGCCTCCAAAGACGGCAAAAAAGCCAAAATGAACGAGATGAGCacgggagaggaggagagcagcTCCGACTCGGACCAGGATTCTTCCTACGCCGGACAGGTCGCGGTCCAGAGCCAGGACTGGAAGCCTACGCGAAGCCTGATCGAACACGTGTTCGTAACGGATGTTACAGCTAATCTGGTTACCGTCACGGTCAAGGAGTCGCCGACCAGCGTGGGCTTCTTCAGCATTCGCAACTGTTGA
- the LOC101486712 gene encoding ectonucleotide pyrophosphatase/phosphodiesterase family member 7 encodes MLWTASLCVLWASSVLGAPVNNERQKVLLISFDGFRWDYDRDVDTPNLDQMAEDGVKALYVTPPYLTITSPTHFTLLTGRYIENHGVIHNMFFNTTTGEKKSYYQSQFVNQWWDNGTLPIWITAQRQGLNAGSLHFPGTASSYQGQVVMHKEVEPQLYNYKNETAWRENTDKVMSWFRDKNVDFVSFYFGEPDGTGHRYGPDSNERREMVKQVDRTVGYIRQSAERHGLTHRLNIIITSDHGMSTVYRNGLVEEITLSKIPGFSFGDLSFHLVDYGPSGMLLPKPGRLEAVYNALKGAHPHLHVYKKEDVPEHLRFTKNDRILPIILWADPGYVINGYFPVQFNKGEHGYDNQAMDMKPFFRAVGPAFHKNLKVGPFETVNIYPLMCHILGIEPEVNDGHLDATKHMLVTSTAARAESSSHRKYMKNAFTGLAAVAGFLVIVFAAAVVQRLLKQKRKTKRSGSLRDLPEKEDAHQTPF; translated from the exons ATGCTGTGGACCGCGAGTCTCTGCGTCCTCTGGGCCTCATCGGTCCTCGGAGCGCCGGTAAACAACGAGAGACAGAAGGTGCTGCTGATCTCATTCGATGGTTTCCGGTGGGATTACGACCGCGACGTGGACACGCCGAACCTCGACCAAATGGCCGAGGACGGCGTCAAAGCCCTGTATGTCACCCCTCCGTACCTCACCATCACCAGTCCGACACACTTCACCCTCTTGACAG GCCGCTACATCGAGAATCACGGGGTAATCCACAACATGTTTTTCAACACAACCACCGGAGAGAAGAAGTCTTACTATCAGAGTCAGTTTGTGAATCAGTGGTGGGACAATGGCACTCTGCCTATCTGGatcacagcacagagacag GGCCTAAACGCTGGCTCTCTTCACTTTCCTGGCACAGCTTCCAGTTACCAGGGACAGGTTGTTATGCACAAGGAAGTGGAGCCGCAGCTTTACAACTACAAGAACGAGACCGCTTGGCGAGAAAACACAGATAAAGTGATGAGCTGGTTCAGAGACAAGAACGTGGACTTTGTTTCCTTCTACTTTGGCGAGCCTGACGGTACAGGCCACAGATACGGTCCGGACTCGAATGAACGTAGAGAGATGGTGAAACAAGTGGACCGAACAGTGGGCTATATTCGGCAATCAGCTGAGCGACACGGGCTGACTCACCGCCTTAACATCATCATCACGTCAGACCACGGCATGTCCACCGTGTATCGTAATGGTCTGGTGGAGGAAATCACCCTGTCAAAGATCCCAGGCTTTTCATTCGGGGACCTGTCCTTCCACTTGGTGGACTACGGACCTTCCGGGATGCTGTTGCCCAAGCCAGGCAGGCTGGAGGCGGTGTACAATGCCTTAAAAGGGGCTCATCCACATCTCCACGTGTACAAGAAGGAGGACGTGCCAGAGCACCTTCGCTTTACTAAAAACGATCGCATCCTCCCCATCATTTTATGGGCCGACCCTGGATACGTAATCAACGGG TATTTCCCAGTTCAATTCAACAAGGGAGAGCATGGCTATGACAACCAAGCGATGGACATGAAGCCTTTCTTCAGGGCAGTGGGTCCAGCGTTTCACAAAAACCTAAAGGTGGGGCCCTTTGAGACAGTGAACATCTACCCCTTGATGTGTCACATCCTGGGCATCGAGCCGGAGGTCAATGACGGCCATCTCGACGCTACCAAACACATGCTGGTTACTAGCACTGCTGCTCGAG ctgaaaGTAGTTCACACAGGAAGTACATGAAAAACGCCTTCACTGGACTGGCTGCGGTAGCTGGATTTCTTGTCATAGTGTTTGCAGCAGCAGTGGTCCAACGACTACTCAAGCAGAAACGCAAGACAAAGAG ATCAGGAAGTTTGAGAGATCTTCCGGAAAAAGAAGACGCACATCAAACTCCATTTTGA